Proteins found in one Drosophila innubila isolate TH190305 chromosome X, UK_Dinn_1.0, whole genome shotgun sequence genomic segment:
- the LOC117793761 gene encoding uncharacterized protein LOC117793761, with translation MSNTSNSEMDFSASTPDQVTVTTADLQFLLSHQVNMVMDQFYSMYSRAYDKLENAIMGELMPRLRYTKKGHDRLVHKVMRRLEKLRPFAQSPHRTSSEQIIKDWECESVKNQAKQKKQEYNVNKDEQKSSKDSEKQCAKSQRKHKKRPKELIKEEGECYPAEYRDSPVDVTFLRKRLSSLLRSINSSNPSSSVGTMMHSKGIHGKDVRFIYQNQTFPPVPISEIAIAPNDKIFCDDCTSNLSRRESHRNELSEYDRNSLISMLRLAFPSNSKYHSDHKKKHKRIYKP, from the coding sequence ATGAGCAACACTTCCAATAGTGAAATGGATTTTTCTGCGAGTACACCGGATCAAGTCACCGTGACTACCGCAGATTTGCAGTTTTTGTTATCCCATCAAGTTAATATGGTAATGgatcaattttattcaatgtACTCACGGGCGTATGATAAACTGGAGAATGCGATTATGGGGGAATTGATGCCAAGGTTGCGTTACACCAAGAAAGGACACGATCGTCTGGTGCACAAGGTTATGCGTCGCTTGGAGAAACTCCGTCCATTTGCTCAGAGTCCCCATAGGACTTCGTCTGAGCAGATTATTAAGGATTGGGAATGTGAATCGGTTAAAAACCAGGCTAAGCAGAAGAAGCAAGAGTATAACGTCAACAAAGATGAGCAGAAGAGCAGCAAGGATTCGGAAAAACAGTGCGCAAAGTCACAACGCAAGCATAAAAAACGGCCGAAAGAACTGATTAAGGAGGAAGGGGAGTGCTACCCCGCTGAATATCGTGATTCCCCTGTAGATGTGACATTTTTACGCAAACGTCTCTCATCTCTGCTACGATCCATCAATAGCTCTAATCCCAGTAGCAGTGTGGGGACGATGATGCACTCAAAAGGAATTCACGGCAAGGACGTCAGATTTATCTATCAAAATCAAACATTTCCCCCTGTGCCCATTAGCGAAATCGCGATAGCGCCGAATGATAAAATCTTCTGCGATGACTGCACTTCTAATCTGTCAAGACGCGAAAGTCATCGAAACGAACTCAGCGAATACGATCGGAATTCGTTGATTTCGATGTTGCGTTTAGCATTTCCTTCCAACTCGAAATATCACTCTGATCACAAGAAGAAACACAAGCGCATCTATAAGCCCTAG
- the LOC117785644 gene encoding protein-tyrosine sulfotransferase isoform X1 encodes MRLPYRNKKVTLWVLFAIIVVTMFLFKFTELRPNCLFKLDATNDLASQMVRVEKYVTDDNQRVYSYNREMPLIFIGGVPRSGTTLMRAMLDAHPDVRCGQETRVIPRILQLRSHWLKSEKESLRLQEAGITKEVMNSAIAQFCLEIIAKHGEPAPRLCNKDPLTLKMGSYVIELFPNAKFLFMVRDGRATVHSIISRKVTITGFDLASYRQCMQKWNHAIELMHEQCRDIGKERCMMVYYEQLVLHPEEWMRKILKFLDVPWNDAVLHHEEFINKPNGVPLSKVERSSDQVIKPVNLEALSKWVDQIPGDVVHDMANIAPMLSVLGYDPYANPPDYGKPDAWVQDNTSKLKANRMLWESKAKQVLQMDTNPDEDNTNNNNNNNIEDNAIDNNNNNINKIMPQQQQHEEQQEEQEQQDLEQVREQEQEQERKKSQLLQPKQKPKDVITIKQLTSNSNSNNNHNNNIDNNSKKKSNNNGKQYVGAVEDT; translated from the exons ATGCGTCTGCCTTATCGAAATAAGAAGGTCACCCTTTGGGTTCTATTCGCCATAATTGTTGTCACCATGTTCCTATTCAAATTTACGGAATTGCGACCCAACTGTCTCTTCAAATTGGATGCCACAAACGATTTGGCATCGCAAATGGTTCGCGTGGAG AAATACGTCACAGATGACAATCAACGCGTCTATTCATACAACCGTGAGATGCCATTAATATTCATAGGCGGTGTACCCAGATCTGGTACGACATTAATGCGCGCCATGCTGGATGCTCATCCCGATGTGCG CTGTGGGCAGGAGACGCGCGTCATTCCGCGCATTTTGCAGCTGCGCTCGCATTGGCTAAAGTCCGAGAAGGAATCGCTGCGCCTGCAGGAGGCGGGCATCACCAAAGAGGTCATGAATAGCGCCATCGCACAGTTCTGCTTGGAAATCATTGCGAAACATGGTGAACCGGCGCCGCGTTTATGTAACAAGGATCCGCTCACACTCAAAATGGGCTCCTATGTAATCGAGCTATTTCCAAAT GCAAAATTCCTATTCATGGTGCGCGACGGACGGGCGACGGTTCATTCGATTATATCCCGCAAGGTGACAATAACCGGCTTCGATTTGGCGAGCTACCGTCAATGCATGCAGAAGTGGAACCACGCCATCGAGCTGATGCACGAACAGTGTCGGGACATTGGCAAGGAGCGATGCATGATG GTTTACTACGAGCAGCTGGTGCTGCATCCAGAGGAATGGATGCGAAAAATCTTGAAATTCTTGGATGTGCCATGGAACGATGCGGTGCTGCATCATGAGGAATTTATTAATAAGCCCAACGGAGTGCCGCTATCCAA GGTGGAGAGGTCGTCAGATCAGGTCATCAAGCCGGTCAATCTTGAGGCGCTGTCCAAGTGGGTGGACCAAATACCCGGCGATGTGGTGCATGACATGGCCAACATAGCGCCCATGCTATCCGTGCTGGGCTACGATCCGTATGCGAACCCACCGGACTACGGTAAGCCAGATGCATGGGTGCAGGACAATACATCTAAG CTAAAAGCCAACCGCATGCTGTGGGAAAGTAAAGCGAAGCAAGTGTTGCAGATGGATACTAATCCAGATGAGGataacactaacaacaacaacaacaacaatattgagGATAATGccattgacaacaacaacaacaatatcaataaaataatgccacaacagcaacaacatgaagaacaacaagaggaacaggagcagcaggatTTGGAGCAGGTAcgggaacaggaacaggagcaggagcgcAAAAAGTCACAGCTGTTgcaaccaaaacaaaagccaaaagatGTCATAACGATAAAGCAGCTGACGTCTAactccaacagcaacaacaaccacaacaacaacattgacaacaacagcaaaaagaagagcaacaacaatggcaagcAATATGTCGGTGCAGTCGAGGACACATGA
- the LOC117785644 gene encoding protein-tyrosine sulfotransferase isoform X2 encodes MRLPYRNKKVTLWVLFAIIVVTMFLFKFTELRPNCLFKLDATNDLASQMVRVEKYVTDDNQRVYSYNREMPLIFIGGVPRSGTTLMRAMLDAHPDVRCGQETRVIPRILQLRSHWLKSEKESLRLQEAGITKEVMNSAIAQFCLEIIAKHGEPAPRLCNKDPLTLKMGSYVIELFPNAKFLFMVRDGRATVHSIISRKVTITGFDLASYRQCMQKWNHAIELMHEQCRDIGKERCMMVYYEQLVLHPEEWMRKILKFLDVPWNDAVLHHEEFINKPNGVPLSKVERSSDQVIKPVNLEALSKWVDQIPGDVVHDMANIAPMLSVLGYDPYANPPDYAKSQPHAVGK; translated from the exons ATGCGTCTGCCTTATCGAAATAAGAAGGTCACCCTTTGGGTTCTATTCGCCATAATTGTTGTCACCATGTTCCTATTCAAATTTACGGAATTGCGACCCAACTGTCTCTTCAAATTGGATGCCACAAACGATTTGGCATCGCAAATGGTTCGCGTGGAG AAATACGTCACAGATGACAATCAACGCGTCTATTCATACAACCGTGAGATGCCATTAATATTCATAGGCGGTGTACCCAGATCTGGTACGACATTAATGCGCGCCATGCTGGATGCTCATCCCGATGTGCG CTGTGGGCAGGAGACGCGCGTCATTCCGCGCATTTTGCAGCTGCGCTCGCATTGGCTAAAGTCCGAGAAGGAATCGCTGCGCCTGCAGGAGGCGGGCATCACCAAAGAGGTCATGAATAGCGCCATCGCACAGTTCTGCTTGGAAATCATTGCGAAACATGGTGAACCGGCGCCGCGTTTATGTAACAAGGATCCGCTCACACTCAAAATGGGCTCCTATGTAATCGAGCTATTTCCAAAT GCAAAATTCCTATTCATGGTGCGCGACGGACGGGCGACGGTTCATTCGATTATATCCCGCAAGGTGACAATAACCGGCTTCGATTTGGCGAGCTACCGTCAATGCATGCAGAAGTGGAACCACGCCATCGAGCTGATGCACGAACAGTGTCGGGACATTGGCAAGGAGCGATGCATGATG GTTTACTACGAGCAGCTGGTGCTGCATCCAGAGGAATGGATGCGAAAAATCTTGAAATTCTTGGATGTGCCATGGAACGATGCGGTGCTGCATCATGAGGAATTTATTAATAAGCCCAACGGAGTGCCGCTATCCAA GGTGGAGAGGTCGTCAGATCAGGTCATCAAGCCGGTCAATCTTGAGGCGCTGTCCAAGTGGGTGGACCAAATACCCGGCGATGTGGTGCATGACATGGCCAACATAGCGCCCATGCTATCCGTGCTGGGCTACGATCCGTATGCGAACCCACCGGACTACG CTAAAAGCCAACCGCATGCTGTGGGAAAGTAA
- the LOC117785648 gene encoding uncharacterized protein LOC117785648 translates to MTEEITGNWSYYVYISLTLVPVYLAFQLIKFLGWQLFVNN, encoded by the coding sequence ATGACGGAGGAAATAACTGGGAATTGGAGCTATTATGTGTATATATCACTAACATTGGTTCCAGTCTATTTGGCATTTCAGCTCATTAAGTTTTTGGGCTGGCAGCTATTCGTGAACAACTGA